One part of the Candidatus Rokuibacteriota bacterium genome encodes these proteins:
- the carB gene encoding carbamoyl-phosphate synthase large subunit, with translation FEPTIDYCVVKFPRWAFEKFPEADQTLTTQMKSVGEVMAIGRTFKEALQKAIRSLEQDRWGLALEGPASDPEEIRTRLRVPNADRVFYIAEAYRKGFTTEAIYGLTRIDPWFLEQIREIVEFEPVIREVALRDPLVLRRAKQMGFSDRRIAELTGRTELEVRQLRLAHGIRATFKMVDTCAAEFVAYTPYLYSTYEEEDEAPRTDRPKVVILGSGPNRIGQGIEFDYCCVHAAFALRELGVEAIMVNCNPETVSTDYDTSDRLYFEPLTLEDVLNIVEKEQPLGLIVQFGGQTPLKLAVPLQRAGVPILGTSPDAIDRAEDRERFSALLTRFGLAQAPCGIAHSFDEASRVAAAIGYPVLVRPSYVLGGRAMEIVWDETDLSRYMSEAVRVSPEHPILVDKFLEDSLEVDVDAIADGERVVIGGIMEHIEKAGIHSGDSACALPPYTLGDDQIERLKAQARALAEELAVVGLINVQFAVKNETIYVLEVNPRASRTIPFVSKAIGAPLAKLATKVMLGRRLAALGFGEEREVAHIAVKESVFPFVKFPGVDVVLGPEMKSTGEVMGIDRDFRKAYVKSQLAAGSPLPTAGKVFVSVKNRDKRAAVPLAKRLAEMGFSLVATQGTAKVLARHGMTVDVIHKVADGWRPNIVDLMKRGEIALLFNTPEDGRARKDSYLIRRTAVMQSIPYYTTVDGAQAAVAGIEALLKGELAVQSLQEYHAGG, from the coding sequence CCTTCGAGCCGACGATCGACTACTGCGTGGTCAAGTTCCCCCGCTGGGCCTTCGAGAAGTTCCCCGAGGCCGACCAGACGCTGACGACCCAGATGAAGTCGGTGGGCGAGGTGATGGCCATCGGCCGGACCTTCAAGGAGGCCCTCCAGAAGGCGATCCGCTCCCTCGAGCAGGACCGCTGGGGGCTCGCCCTCGAGGGCCCCGCCTCCGACCCGGAGGAGATCCGGACCCGGCTCCGGGTTCCCAACGCCGACCGGGTCTTCTACATCGCCGAGGCCTACCGCAAGGGGTTCACGACCGAGGCGATTTACGGTCTCACCCGGATCGACCCCTGGTTCCTCGAGCAGATCCGCGAGATCGTCGAGTTCGAGCCCGTGATCCGGGAGGTCGCGCTCCGCGATCCCCTGGTGCTGCGCAGGGCGAAGCAGATGGGATTTTCCGACCGTCGGATCGCGGAGCTCACGGGACGCACCGAGCTCGAGGTGAGGCAGCTCAGACTCGCGCACGGCATCAGGGCAACCTTCAAGATGGTGGACACCTGTGCCGCCGAGTTCGTCGCCTACACGCCGTACCTCTACTCCACCTACGAGGAGGAGGACGAGGCGCCGCGGACGGACCGTCCCAAGGTGGTGATCCTGGGGTCGGGCCCCAACCGCATCGGCCAGGGGATCGAGTTTGACTACTGCTGCGTCCACGCGGCCTTCGCGCTCAGGGAGCTCGGGGTGGAGGCCATCATGGTCAACTGCAACCCGGAGACGGTCTCCACCGACTACGACACCTCGGACCGCCTCTACTTCGAGCCTCTGACCCTGGAAGATGTGCTCAATATCGTCGAGAAGGAACAGCCCCTCGGCCTCATCGTCCAGTTCGGAGGCCAGACGCCGCTGAAGCTCGCCGTCCCGCTCCAGCGGGCCGGCGTCCCCATCCTCGGCACCTCACCCGACGCCATCGACCGGGCCGAAGATCGGGAGCGCTTCAGCGCGCTCCTGACCCGCTTCGGCCTCGCCCAGGCGCCGTGCGGGATCGCCCACTCCTTCGACGAGGCGTCACGGGTCGCCGCAGCCATCGGCTATCCCGTCCTCGTGCGCCCGTCCTACGTCCTGGGAGGACGGGCGATGGAGATCGTCTGGGACGAGACGGATCTCTCCCGCTACATGTCAGAGGCTGTCCGGGTCTCCCCCGAGCACCCGATCCTGGTGGACAAGTTCCTGGAGGATTCTCTCGAGGTGGACGTGGACGCGATCGCCGACGGCGAGCGCGTCGTGATCGGCGGGATCATGGAGCACATCGAGAAGGCCGGGATCCACTCCGGCGACTCGGCGTGCGCGCTCCCGCCCTACACCCTGGGCGACGACCAGATCGAGCGCCTCAAGGCCCAGGCCCGGGCGCTGGCCGAAGAGCTGGCCGTCGTCGGGCTGATCAACGTCCAGTTCGCGGTGAAGAACGAGACCATTTACGTCCTGGAGGTGAACCCGCGCGCCTCCCGGACCATCCCCTTCGTCTCGAAGGCCATCGGCGCGCCGCTGGCGAAGCTCGCGACCAAGGTCATGCTGGGGCGGCGGCTCGCGGCCCTCGGCTTCGGCGAGGAGCGCGAGGTCGCCCACATCGCCGTCAAGGAGTCTGTCTTCCCGTTCGTCAAGTTTCCCGGCGTTGACGTCGTCCTGGGACCCGAGATGAAGTCGACCGGCGAGGTCATGGGGATCGACCGGGATTTCAGAAAGGCCTACGTCAAGTCCCAGCTCGCCGCCGGCTCGCCGCTCCCCACGGCGGGGAAGGTCTTCGTCTCGGTGAAGAACCGGGACAAGCGCGCGGCCGTGCCGCTCGCCAAGCGCCTCGCCGAGATGGGCTTCTCGCTCGTCGCCACTCAGGGAACGGCCAAGGTGCTGGCGCGGCACGGGATGACCGTGGACGTGATCCACAAGGTCGCCGACGGCTGGCGCCCCAACATCGTGGACCTGATGAAGCGCGGCGAGATCGCGCTCCTGTTCAACACGCCCGAGGACGGCCGGGCGCGCAAGGATTCGTACCTCATCCGGCGGACCGCGGTCATGCAGAGCATCCCCTACTACACGACCGTGGACGGCGCCCAGGCTGCCGTCGCAGGGATCGAGGCCCTCCTCAAGGGCGAGCTGGCCGTCCAGTCCCTCCAGGAGTACCACGCGGGTGGATGA
- a CDS encoding orotate phosphoribosyltransferase codes for MTEEEVLALYEQTGGLLRGHFLLTSGSHSDVYLQSAKVLEHPGHAQALCRELARPFAGDRVELVVGPALGGILVAHEVARALGARALFTEREGVAMRLRRGFEIRPGERCLVVEDVITTGGSTREVIAVVEAAGGLLIGVGSLIDRSGGTTTFPVKKAALATLTIPTYKPEDCPLCKSGTPAIKPGSRT; via the coding sequence ATGACGGAGGAAGAGGTCCTCGCCCTCTACGAGCAAACCGGCGGGCTCCTCAGAGGCCATTTCCTCCTGACCTCGGGATCCCACTCGGACGTGTACCTCCAATCCGCGAAGGTACTCGAACACCCCGGACACGCTCAGGCGCTCTGCCGCGAGCTGGCCAGGCCCTTCGCCGGCGACCGCGTCGAACTCGTCGTCGGTCCCGCCCTCGGGGGAATCCTGGTCGCCCACGAGGTGGCGCGCGCCCTGGGAGCGCGCGCGCTGTTCACGGAGCGCGAGGGCGTCGCGATGCGCCTCCGCCGGGGCTTCGAGATCCGACCCGGCGAGCGCTGCCTGGTCGTGGAGGACGTCATCACCACCGGGGGCTCGACGCGTGAGGTCATCGCTGTCGTCGAAGCGGCCGGCGGCCTCCTCATCGGGGTGGGCTCGCTCATCGACAGGAGCGGGGGCACGACGACGTTCCCCGTGAAGAAGGCGGCTCTCGCGACGCTGACCATCCCGACGTACAAGCCGGAGGACTGCCCCCTCTGCAAAAGCGGAACCCCCGCGATCAAGCCCGGCAGCCGGACGTAA
- the hpt gene encoding hypoxanthine phosphoribosyltransferase, translated as MYEDLEAILLSEEAIQAEVQRLGREISKDYADRTLHLIAVLKGSVVFLADLLRTLTVPVTVDFISISSYGPTSSGVVRIRKDLDDSIEGRDVVVVEGIIDTGLTLSYLLRNFRTRNPASLKVCAFINKRAQRIIDLHVDYVGREIPDKFVVGYGLDHAQRYRNLPVIGVLKPAVLDHMSR; from the coding sequence GTGTACGAGGACCTGGAAGCGATCCTGCTGTCCGAGGAGGCGATCCAGGCCGAGGTCCAGCGTCTGGGGCGGGAAATCTCCAAGGACTATGCCGACCGGACGCTGCACTTGATCGCGGTTCTCAAGGGCTCGGTGGTCTTCTTGGCCGACCTCCTGCGCACGCTGACTGTCCCGGTGACGGTGGACTTCATCTCCATCTCGTCCTATGGCCCGACATCGTCGGGCGTCGTGCGCATCCGGAAGGACCTGGACGATTCGATCGAGGGGCGGGACGTCGTCGTGGTCGAGGGGATCATCGACACGGGCCTGACCCTCTCCTACCTGCTCCGGAACTTTCGAACGCGCAACCCGGCCTCGCTCAAGGTCTGCGCCTTCATCAACAAGCGCGCCCAGCGCATCATCGACCTCCACGTGGACTACGTCGGGCGCGAGATTCCCGACAAGTTCGTCGTGGGCTACGGCCTCGACCACGCGCAGCGGTACCGCAACCTGCCCGTCATCGGCGTGCTGAAGCCGGCAGTGCTGGACCACATGTCACGCTAG
- the pyrF gene encoding orotidine-5'-phosphate decarboxylase encodes MDDLRNRLIVALDVESLAQAERLLDRLQGVTSFFKVGAQLFTAAGPAAVELIQKRGGRVFLDLKYHDIPNTVTGAVKEATRLGVAMLTLHASGGSAMLAAAARAAETAAREFNVAKPLCLAVTVLTSLDRATLQRELNVPLSVEGHVLHLAQLAKTAGADGSVAAPQEIRALRRALGQDWVLVAPGVRPAGSEAGDQARVATPEAALKAGAHYLVVGRPITGAPDPARAALTILEEMARA; translated from the coding sequence GTGGATGACCTCAGGAACCGGCTCATCGTCGCCCTCGACGTCGAGAGCCTGGCCCAGGCCGAACGCCTCCTCGACCGGCTCCAGGGCGTCACCTCCTTCTTCAAGGTCGGGGCCCAGCTCTTCACCGCCGCGGGCCCGGCCGCCGTGGAATTGATCCAGAAGCGCGGCGGGAGGGTCTTCCTCGACCTCAAGTACCACGACATCCCCAACACGGTGACCGGCGCCGTCAAAGAAGCAACCCGGCTCGGCGTCGCCATGCTGACCCTTCACGCGTCGGGCGGCTCAGCGATGCTCGCCGCGGCGGCCAGGGCCGCGGAGACGGCCGCCCGCGAGTTCAACGTCGCGAAGCCCCTCTGCCTGGCTGTCACCGTTCTCACCAGTCTCGACCGGGCCACGCTCCAGCGCGAACTGAACGTCCCCCTCTCGGTGGAGGGCCATGTCCTCCACCTGGCTCAGCTCGCGAAGACCGCGGGCGCCGATGGCAGCGTTGCGGCCCCCCAGGAGATCCGGGCTCTCAGGCGCGCGCTCGGGCAGGACTGGGTCCTCGTCGCCCCCGGCGTGAGGCCGGCGGGGAGCGAGGCCGGCGACCAGGCCCGCGTCGCCACCCCCGAGGCGGCGCTCAAGGCCGGCGCCCACTACCTGGTCGTCGGGCGCCCGATCACCGGCGCCCCTGACCCAGCCAGAGCCGCCCTCACCATCCTGGAGGAGATGGCACGCGCATGA
- a CDS encoding type II toxin-antitoxin system RelE/ParE family toxin: MAYTVVVRDSAGRRLQRIPEPIRSNIRRRIDRLADNPRPPGAQPLKGVQGLWRLRVGDWRVVYVIDDERGVVDIRLIGPRGEVYRVIWTQ; encoded by the coding sequence GTGGCCTACACCGTCGTCGTCCGCGACAGCGCAGGGCGTCGGCTCCAGCGTATTCCAGAACCTATTCGCTCCAACATCCGCCGTCGTATCGACCGGCTTGCTGACAACCCGCGTCCTCCGGGCGCTCAGCCCTTGAAGGGCGTGCAAGGTCTTTGGCGCCTCCGAGTCGGAGATTGGCGGGTTGTCTACGTAATTGACGACGAGCGGGGCGTGGTCGACATCCGGCTCATCGGACCGCGGGGCGAGGTTTACCGCGTAATTTGGACGCAGTGA